A genomic region of Rhipicephalus sanguineus isolate Rsan-2018 chromosome 3, BIME_Rsan_1.4, whole genome shotgun sequence contains the following coding sequences:
- the LOC125757914 gene encoding uncharacterized protein LOC125757914: MIEGVQVVEFLAIPFAESTAGSNRFRRPVARSLPRRLSARRLGPPCFQRRDGVSATNASSTTATAEGTATTAIGSRPPASDGRHHPPSSAAAVVSETSEEDLRGSSGVTPPATIVLEGREQPSEDCLHLNIWVPHMFQFRLVTWYRCGEAPSERGCDASP, encoded by the exons ATGATCGAAG GTGTCCAAGTCGTGGAGTTCCTGGCCATCCCGTTCGCCGAGAGCACGGCTGGCTCGAATCGATTCCGCAGACCAGTGGCTCGTTCGTTGCCTCGCAGGCTGAGCGCTCGCAGGTTGGGCCCTCCCTGCTTCCAGAGGAGGGATGGCGTATCCGCTACCAATGCCTCGTCGACCACGGCAACAGCTGAAGGGACAGCAACGACTGCTATTGGCTCGCGTCCGCCGGCGTCCGATGGCCGGCACCATCCACCGTCGTCCGCAGCTGCCGTTGTTTCGGAAACTTCGGAAGAGGATCTCCGCGGCTCCAGCGGAGTCACCCCGCCAGCAACTATCGTGCTGGAAGGCCGCGAACAGCCGTCGGAGGACTGCCTGCATCTCAACATCTGGGTGCCCCACATG TTTCAGTTTCGtctggtcacgtggtaccgctgcggcgaggctccgagcgagcgtGGCTGCGACGCCTCGCCGTAG